A stretch of the Paucidesulfovibrio longus DSM 6739 genome encodes the following:
- the nifE gene encoding nitrogenase iron-molybdenum cofactor biosynthesis protein NifE encodes MTTSIFEERKDQIHRTGQGPFELACNRDSLAGAVSQRACVFCGSRVVLYPIADALHLVHGPIGCAAYTWDIRGALSSGPELHRLSFSTDLREKDVIFGGEPKLTAALDELIDRHQPKAAFVYSTCIVGLIGDDLKAVCKSMSEKKGIPVLPVQSEGFKGNKREGYLAACKAMFELVGTKDDPEIPPVSVNIFGDFNLAGEIWIIREYLERMGVSVIANVTGDGRVDDIRRCHGAALNLVQCSGATLDLAKMMEEKYGIPYLRVSYLGVEDMAQALYDVADHFADKDPDIVARTGALVREELANLLPELKKLRADLEGKRAAIYVGGAFKAFSLIKAFRHLGMRVCIVGSQTGTREDYEELAAITDPGTIIVDDANPLELSAFIKEKDVDVFVGGVKERPIAFKLGVGFCDHNHERKIALEGFVGMLNFAREIHASAMSPVWRFVPRRAKALCNAPKEAGA; translated from the coding sequence ATGACCACTTCGATCTTCGAGGAACGCAAGGACCAGATCCACCGCACCGGGCAGGGGCCATTCGAACTGGCCTGCAACCGCGACTCCCTTGCGGGCGCCGTCAGCCAGCGGGCCTGCGTGTTCTGCGGCTCCCGCGTGGTGCTCTACCCCATCGCCGACGCCCTGCACCTCGTGCACGGCCCCATCGGCTGCGCCGCCTATACCTGGGACATCCGGGGCGCGCTCTCCAGCGGTCCGGAGCTGCATCGGCTCTCCTTTTCCACGGACCTGCGCGAAAAGGACGTCATCTTCGGCGGCGAACCCAAACTGACAGCCGCCCTGGACGAACTCATCGACCGCCACCAGCCCAAGGCCGCCTTCGTCTATTCCACCTGCATCGTGGGACTCATCGGCGACGACCTCAAGGCCGTGTGCAAGTCCATGAGCGAAAAGAAAGGCATCCCCGTGCTCCCTGTCCAGTCCGAAGGATTCAAGGGCAACAAGCGCGAAGGCTACCTCGCGGCCTGCAAGGCCATGTTCGAGCTGGTCGGGACCAAGGACGATCCGGAGATACCGCCCGTGTCCGTGAACATCTTCGGCGACTTCAACCTCGCCGGGGAAATCTGGATCATCCGCGAATATCTGGAACGCATGGGCGTCAGCGTCATCGCCAACGTCACGGGCGACGGCCGGGTGGACGACATCCGCCGCTGCCACGGCGCGGCCCTGAATCTCGTGCAGTGTTCCGGCGCGACCCTCGACCTCGCCAAGATGATGGAGGAAAAGTACGGCATTCCCTACCTCCGCGTCTCCTACCTCGGCGTCGAGGACATGGCCCAGGCGCTCTACGACGTGGCCGACCACTTCGCGGACAAGGATCCCGACATCGTCGCGCGCACGGGCGCGCTGGTGCGGGAGGAGCTGGCCAACCTGCTCCCGGAGCTGAAGAAGCTCCGGGCCGATCTGGAAGGCAAGCGCGCGGCCATCTACGTGGGCGGCGCGTTCAAGGCCTTCTCGCTGATCAAGGCTTTCCGCCACCTCGGCATGCGCGTCTGCATCGTGGGCTCCCAGACCGGAACCCGCGAGGACTACGAAGAACTGGCCGCCATCACCGATCCCGGCACCATCATCGTGGACGACGCCAACCCGCTCGAACTCTCGGCCTTCATCAAGGAAAAGGACGTGGACGTGTTCGTGGGCGGCGTCAAGGAACGCCCCATCGCCTTCAAGCTCGGCGTGGGCTTCTGCGACCACAACCATGAACGCAAGATCGCCCTGGAAGGTTTCGTGGGCATGCTCAACTTCGCCCGCGAAATCCACGCTTCGGCCATGAGCCCGGTCTGGCGCTTCGTGCCTCGCCGCGCAAAGGCCCTCTGCAACGCCCCCAAGGAGGCAGGAGCATGA
- the nifA gene encoding nif-specific transcriptional activator NifA: MPREIAGLQLTVLSAICEIIDKALDLESALVNVLGILSETLSMKRATVTLYDRTTGNLAISASHGLSSEERRRGVYRLDEGVTGRIFQTAEPYYVPDITKEPLFLDKTKARTIEKDRVSFLGVPILVNSHPVGVLNVDRLFGDDVDWHEDISFLTVVATLIGQFMSLNQKVLDREERLRRENLSLRSQISRERKGPYIVGHSLAMQDVERQMGRVAPTRATVLLLGESGVGKTLIAKIIHGLSDRKDFPFVKVNCAAIPENLLESELFGYERGAFTGAAGAKPGRFEEAHRGSIFLDEIGELPLGIQAKLLRVIQEREFERLGSNRTRQVDVRIVAATNKDLGAMAELGDFRTDLYYRLSVFPIRVPPLRERMEDIPGLLNHFLDKMEREYGRRLSLSPQALERLCRYGWPGNVREMENLIERLAIMADEERIERGAVENYLSAESVAPLPDAHAGSDASAHGPSVPPRATLEQTERQEVLAALRRNGWVQYKAARDLGLTARQMGYRVRKFGLDEMVAAERARARKD, from the coding sequence ATGCCCAGAGAAATCGCAGGACTTCAGCTTACCGTGCTCTCCGCCATCTGCGAGATCATCGACAAGGCGCTCGATCTCGAGAGCGCTCTCGTCAATGTTCTTGGAATACTTTCAGAAACATTGAGCATGAAGCGCGCCACCGTGACGCTGTACGACCGGACAACCGGGAATCTCGCCATCAGCGCGTCCCACGGCCTGAGTTCCGAGGAGCGTCGGAGAGGGGTCTACCGGCTTGATGAAGGCGTGACCGGGCGGATCTTTCAGACGGCGGAGCCGTATTACGTGCCGGACATCACGAAAGAGCCACTGTTTTTGGACAAAACAAAGGCCCGAACCATAGAAAAGGATCGAGTCTCTTTTCTGGGAGTTCCCATTCTCGTCAATTCCCATCCCGTGGGCGTGCTCAACGTGGACCGCCTCTTCGGCGACGATGTGGACTGGCACGAGGACATCAGTTTCCTCACGGTCGTGGCCACGCTCATCGGCCAATTCATGAGCCTGAACCAGAAGGTGCTCGACCGGGAGGAGCGCCTGCGCCGCGAGAATCTTTCCCTGCGTTCGCAGATCAGCCGCGAGCGCAAAGGCCCCTACATCGTCGGGCACAGCCTGGCCATGCAGGACGTGGAGCGCCAGATGGGCCGCGTCGCCCCCACGCGGGCCACGGTGCTGCTGCTGGGCGAGTCCGGCGTGGGCAAGACGCTCATCGCCAAGATCATCCACGGGCTTTCGGACAGGAAGGATTTCCCCTTCGTCAAGGTCAACTGCGCGGCCATTCCGGAAAACCTCCTCGAATCCGAGCTGTTCGGGTACGAACGCGGCGCGTTTACAGGAGCGGCCGGGGCCAAGCCGGGGCGTTTCGAGGAAGCGCACCGGGGCAGCATCTTTCTGGACGAGATCGGGGAGCTGCCCCTGGGCATCCAGGCCAAGCTGCTGCGGGTCATCCAGGAGCGCGAGTTCGAGCGGCTCGGCTCCAACCGCACGCGGCAGGTGGACGTGCGCATCGTCGCGGCCACGAACAAGGATCTCGGCGCCATGGCCGAACTCGGCGATTTCCGCACGGACCTCTATTATCGCCTTTCCGTGTTTCCCATCCGCGTGCCGCCGCTGCGCGAGCGCATGGAGGACATCCCCGGACTCCTCAATCATTTCCTGGACAAGATGGAGCGGGAATACGGCCGCAGGTTGTCCCTCTCGCCCCAGGCTTTGGAACGCCTCTGCCGGTACGGCTGGCCCGGCAACGTGCGCGAGATGGAAAACCTCATCGAGCGCCTGGCGATCATGGCCGACGAGGAACGCATCGAGAGGGGAGCCGTGGAGAACTACCTTTCCGCCGAATCCGTTGCGCCCCTTCCGGATGCGCATGCCGGAAGCGACGCCTCCGCGCATGGCCCGTCCGTCCCACCGCGCGCCACCCTGGAGCAGACCGAGCGGCAGGAAGTGCTGGCCGCGTTGCGCCGCAACGGCTGGGTGCAGTACAAGGCCGCGCGCGACCTGGGACTGACCGCCCGCCAGATGGGCTACCGCGTCCGCAAGTTCGGGCTCGACGAGATGGTGGCGGCCGAGCGGGCCAGGGCCAGGAAGGACTGA
- a CDS encoding (2Fe-2S) ferredoxin domain-containing protein, whose protein sequence is MAIPERLILICQSFRAGGDPKGICHKQTDGFLQYMEEEILDRGLDIQITATGCLKQCESGPIVVVQPDNWWFKGVDSEAAIDAILDGIEDGEPAADYLIS, encoded by the coding sequence ATGGCCATTCCCGAAAGACTGATCCTCATCTGTCAGAGCTTCCGCGCCGGCGGCGACCCCAAGGGCATCTGCCACAAGCAGACCGACGGCTTCCTCCAATACATGGAAGAAGAAATCCTGGACCGCGGCCTGGACATCCAGATCACGGCCACGGGCTGCCTCAAGCAGTGCGAATCCGGCCCCATCGTGGTGGTCCAGCCGGACAACTGGTGGTTCAAGGGCGTTGACAGCGAAGCCGCCATCGACGCCATCCTGGACGGCATCGAAGACGGCGAGCCCGCCGCCGACTATCTGATCTCCTAA
- a CDS encoding radical SAM protein, with protein MSASPRIASDRHPCFNKNSSGSCGRVHLPVAPKCNIKCNYCNRKYDCVNESRPGVTSAVLRPHQALEYMHKVLEAEPRITVAGIAGPGDPMANAEETLETMRLLKEHYPQLLFCLSSNGLGMPAHLDDLASLGVSHATVTLNAVDPEIGARIYGFVRDGKVVYRGRDAAELLLSRQLEAIAGLKARGLAVKVNTIVIPGVNEEHVVEVAKVAERLGADLQNLIPMHPNEGTPFGHLTETPGDVIKSLRAQAGAHVEQMTHCRRCRADAVGLLNKDLSGSCAGLLMTCSKLAPALNTRRPHVAVATREGMLVNQHLGEATSLQIWTDKGGSYELVEERATPPAGCGPTRWEALADLLCDCNALLTAALGETPRKILSARGIVPVEAGGFIQHALETVYTGGDTATLKTPRRKAAACGCSGGGGGCG; from the coding sequence ATGTCCGCATCGCCACGCATCGCTTCCGACAGGCACCCCTGCTTCAACAAGAATTCCTCCGGCTCCTGCGGCAGGGTCCACCTGCCCGTGGCCCCGAAGTGCAACATCAAGTGCAACTACTGCAACCGCAAGTACGACTGCGTGAACGAGTCGCGTCCTGGCGTGACCAGCGCCGTGCTGAGGCCGCACCAGGCGCTGGAATACATGCACAAGGTTCTGGAAGCCGAGCCGCGCATCACCGTGGCGGGCATCGCCGGACCGGGCGACCCCATGGCCAACGCGGAGGAGACGCTGGAAACCATGCGGCTGCTCAAGGAGCATTACCCGCAACTGCTCTTCTGCCTGTCTTCCAACGGTCTGGGCATGCCCGCCCATCTCGACGACCTGGCCTCGCTGGGCGTGAGCCACGCCACCGTGACCCTGAACGCGGTGGACCCGGAAATCGGCGCGCGGATCTACGGCTTCGTCCGGGACGGCAAGGTGGTCTACCGGGGCCGCGACGCCGCCGAACTGCTGCTCTCCCGCCAGCTTGAGGCCATCGCGGGACTCAAGGCGCGCGGTCTCGCCGTCAAGGTCAACACCATCGTCATTCCCGGCGTCAACGAGGAGCATGTGGTCGAGGTGGCCAAGGTCGCGGAACGGCTCGGTGCGGACCTGCAAAACCTCATCCCCATGCACCCCAACGAGGGAACCCCGTTCGGACACCTGACCGAGACTCCGGGCGACGTGATCAAATCCCTGCGCGCCCAGGCCGGAGCGCACGTGGAGCAGATGACCCACTGCCGCCGCTGCCGCGCCGACGCCGTGGGCCTTCTGAACAAGGATCTCTCCGGCTCGTGCGCCGGACTGCTGATGACCTGCTCCAAGCTGGCCCCGGCCTTGAACACGCGCAGGCCGCATGTCGCCGTGGCCACCCGCGAGGGCATGCTCGTGAACCAGCATCTCGGCGAGGCCACCTCGCTCCAGATCTGGACGGACAAGGGCGGAAGCTACGAACTCGTGGAAGAACGCGCCACTCCGCCCGCCGGGTGCGGACCGACCCGCTGGGAAGCGCTGGCCGACCTGCTCTGCGACTGCAACGCACTGCTTACCGCGGCCTTGGGCGAGACGCCCCGCAAGATTCTCTCCGCGCGCGGCATCGTCCCCGTGGAGGCAGGCGGATTCATCCAGCACGCCCTGGAGACCGTCTACACCGGCGGCGACACGGCAACGCTGAAGACGCCCCGGCGCAAGGCCGCGGCCTGCGGATGCTCCGGCGGTGGCGGCGGCTGCGGCTGA
- a CDS encoding NifB/NifX family molybdenum-iron cluster-binding protein gives MHLDAHDSAHPCFGPTPREAVLRVHLPVAPRSNLRLRFGSPRPAATAPAILPGEALAWLEDVAACGEPVGMVGITGPGEPLATPETTLETLRLARAKFPGLSLCLTTNGLVGRGPDDKAPNLEALAAELKELRLSHATLLVDAVRPEVAEKLYAWIRPGQRTMPLARAAAALVDAQRQLLLALVRAGITVKINTTVYTGLNAGHVEEIARTTAALGASIMNILPCPAPAETPDESATDAEAPCPPGSELLAMVRDRAARHLPLMTAFEECGDASLEAPNGHSAPASAILPRPSAERPNVAVCSASGMEVDLHLGQAPQFLIYGRREGLPVLLGTRTAPEPGSGSARWEKVAELLPDCFALLAAGAGESPRKSLAAKGLKVLLAEDGAGIDSAVDLLFGGGKKPGCGKKRA, from the coding sequence ATGCACCTCGACGCACACGATTCCGCCCACCCCTGCTTCGGCCCGACCCCGCGCGAAGCCGTGCTCCGGGTGCACCTTCCCGTGGCTCCGCGCAGCAACCTGCGCCTGCGCTTCGGTTCGCCGCGGCCCGCCGCAACGGCTCCGGCCATCCTGCCCGGCGAGGCCCTGGCCTGGCTGGAAGACGTGGCGGCCTGCGGTGAGCCCGTGGGCATGGTCGGCATCACCGGTCCCGGAGAACCCCTGGCCACCCCCGAAACCACGCTGGAAACCCTGCGCCTCGCCCGCGCCAAATTTCCCGGCCTCTCCCTCTGCCTGACCACGAACGGGCTGGTCGGCCGAGGTCCGGACGACAAGGCTCCGAATCTGGAAGCGCTGGCGGCCGAGCTCAAGGAGCTGCGCCTCTCCCATGCGACCCTGCTCGTGGACGCGGTGCGCCCGGAAGTGGCCGAAAAGCTCTACGCCTGGATTCGCCCCGGCCAGCGGACCATGCCCCTTGCCCGCGCCGCCGCCGCGCTCGTGGACGCCCAGCGGCAGCTCCTGCTCGCCCTGGTGCGCGCCGGAATCACCGTCAAGATCAACACCACGGTCTACACCGGGCTCAACGCCGGACACGTGGAGGAAATCGCCCGCACCACGGCGGCGCTGGGCGCCTCCATCATGAACATCCTGCCCTGCCCGGCTCCGGCCGAGACGCCGGACGAGAGCGCAACGGACGCGGAAGCGCCCTGCCCGCCGGGCAGCGAGCTGCTGGCCATGGTCCGCGACCGCGCGGCCCGGCACCTGCCGCTGATGACGGCCTTCGAGGAATGCGGCGACGCCAGCCTGGAAGCCCCGAACGGGCACAGCGCCCCGGCCTCGGCCATCCTGCCCCGGCCCAGCGCCGAGCGCCCCAACGTGGCCGTCTGCAGCGCCTCCGGCATGGAGGTGGACCTGCACCTGGGACAGGCTCCGCAATTTCTCATCTACGGACGCCGGGAGGGCCTTCCCGTCCTGCTCGGCACGCGCACTGCCCCCGAACCCGGCAGCGGAAGCGCGCGCTGGGAAAAAGTCGCGGAACTTCTGCCCGACTGTTTCGCCCTGCTGGCGGCAGGCGCGGGGGAAAGCCCGCGCAAGAGTCTGGCCGCCAAGGGGCTCAAGGTGCTGCTCGCCGAGGACGGCGCGGGCATCGACTCCGCCGTGGACCTGCTCTTCGGCGGCGGCAAGAAGCCCGGCTGCGGCAAGAAGCGCGCCTGA
- the nifK gene encoding nitrogenase molybdenum-iron protein subunit beta, giving the protein MTLLRHTPKEITERSALTINPAKTCQPIGAMYAALGIHGCLPHSHGSQGCCAYHRSALTRHYKEPVSAATSSFTEGASVFGGQANLLQAIENIFTVYEPEIIAVHTTCLSETIGDDLNQIRDKAQKEGKIPAGKHVIGASTPSYVGSHVTGFSNMVKSAVAQLAESTGHKNGKVNILPGWVEPSDMEEIKRLATLVGVDSILLPDTSGVLNGPLSGEYKMFPEGGTTVEEIKATGDAIGTLALGEWCSADAARLLDSQFKVPCKVLDMPFGLKATDRFIDALRTVAGVSVPNEINTERGQLVDLISDMHQYFYHKKVALVGDPDQLIAMTEFLVSIDMLPVHIVTGTPGKAFERRIREITKELPCEVNVKAKGDMFLLHQWIKNEPVDLLLGNTYCKYIARDEDIPFVRFGFPILDRVGHQYFPSVGYKGGLRLLEKILGVLLDRKDRDDPEETFELVL; this is encoded by the coding sequence ATGACCTTACTGAGACATACCCCCAAGGAAATCACCGAGCGCAGCGCCTTGACCATCAACCCGGCCAAGACCTGCCAGCCCATCGGGGCCATGTACGCCGCGCTCGGCATCCACGGCTGCCTGCCGCACAGCCACGGCTCCCAGGGCTGCTGCGCCTACCACCGCAGCGCCCTGACCCGGCACTACAAGGAGCCCGTCTCCGCCGCCACCAGCTCCTTCACCGAAGGCGCGTCCGTGTTCGGCGGCCAGGCCAACCTGTTGCAGGCCATCGAGAACATCTTCACGGTCTATGAGCCCGAAATCATCGCCGTGCACACCACCTGCCTTTCCGAAACCATCGGCGACGACCTGAACCAGATTCGGGACAAGGCGCAGAAGGAAGGCAAGATCCCCGCAGGCAAGCACGTCATCGGCGCATCCACCCCTTCCTACGTCGGCTCCCACGTGACCGGCTTCTCCAACATGGTCAAGAGCGCCGTTGCCCAGCTTGCCGAATCCACGGGCCACAAGAACGGCAAGGTCAACATCCTGCCGGGCTGGGTCGAGCCTTCGGACATGGAAGAGATCAAGCGCCTGGCCACTCTCGTGGGCGTGGATTCCATCCTCCTGCCGGACACCTCCGGCGTGCTCAACGGCCCGCTCTCCGGCGAATACAAGATGTTCCCGGAAGGCGGCACCACGGTCGAGGAAATCAAGGCCACGGGCGACGCCATCGGCACGCTGGCCCTGGGCGAGTGGTGCTCCGCCGACGCGGCGCGCCTGCTCGACTCCCAGTTCAAGGTGCCCTGCAAGGTGCTGGACATGCCCTTCGGCCTCAAGGCCACGGACCGCTTCATCGACGCGCTCCGCACCGTGGCGGGAGTGTCCGTGCCGAACGAGATCAACACGGAACGCGGACAGCTCGTGGACCTGATCTCGGACATGCACCAGTACTTCTACCACAAGAAGGTCGCGCTGGTGGGCGATCCGGACCAGCTCATCGCCATGACGGAGTTCCTGGTCTCCATCGACATGCTGCCCGTGCACATCGTCACCGGCACGCCGGGCAAGGCCTTTGAACGCCGCATCAGGGAGATCACCAAGGAGCTGCCCTGCGAGGTCAACGTCAAGGCCAAGGGCGACATGTTCCTGCTGCACCAGTGGATCAAGAACGAGCCCGTGGACCTGCTCCTGGGCAACACCTACTGCAAGTACATCGCCCGCGACGAGGACATCCCCTTCGTCCGCTTCGGCTTCCCGATCCTGGACCGCGTGGGGCACCAGTACTTCCCCTCCGTGGGCTACAAGGGCGGCCTGCGCCTGCTGGAAAAGATCCTCGGCGTGCTGCTCGACAGGAAGGACCGCGACGATCCCGAAGAAACCTTCGAACTCGTCCTGTAA
- a CDS encoding GNAT family N-acetyltransferase has protein sequence MPARLAAMPRTQSPRVRPARPGDIDAFCGLLAALFDIEADFAFDAARARKAFGLLLAEERACVLTALHDGEVAGMCSGQIVISTSEGGPSVVVEDVVVREDARGLGLGRELLRAVERWGLERGATRLQLLADRDNSAGLDFYDHLGWRRTSLICLRRHPASEETLQGERA, from the coding sequence ATGCCCGCACGCCTCGCCGCCATGCCCCGCACGCAAAGCCCGCGCGTTCGCCCCGCACGCCCCGGCGACATCGACGCCTTCTGCGGGCTGCTCGCCGCGCTCTTCGACATCGAAGCGGACTTCGCCTTCGACGCGGCCCGCGCCCGCAAGGCTTTCGGCCTGCTGCTCGCGGAAGAGCGCGCCTGCGTGCTCACGGCGCTGCACGACGGCGAGGTGGCGGGCATGTGTTCCGGCCAGATCGTCATTTCCACTTCCGAAGGCGGTCCTTCCGTCGTGGTGGAGGACGTGGTGGTCCGGGAAGACGCCCGCGGACTCGGACTGGGCAGGGAGCTGCTGCGCGCCGTGGAGCGCTGGGGGCTGGAACGGGGAGCCACCCGGCTTCAGCTCCTGGCCGACCGCGACAACTCCGCCGGACTGGATTTCTACGACCATCTCGGCTGGCGACGCACCAGTCTCATCTGCCTTCGCAGGCACCCGGCCTCCGAAGAGACTCTCCAAGGAGAACGCGCATGA
- a CDS encoding nitrogenase component 1 encodes MSTTTPYVSTTNACKLCTPLGACMAFKGIEGAVPFLHGSQGCATYMRRYIISHFREPVDIASSALGEKHAVYGGGPNLKKGILNVMQKYGAKLVGVATTCLTETIGDDVPMIVEEFRKEFGDLDLPEIVSVSTPSFAGTHMEGFHAAVRAVAEQLAGESVPHHGGLNLFPGMVSPADTRHLRDICDDHGLAACILPDVSETLDGPALLDYERIPSGGTPLADIKAMPGAAASIEFGHSLPGRRTAGTFLKKTHGVPCFQLPLPIGLRGSDAFFAALGEISGKEPHPRHERDRGRLVDAFVDGHKYIFGKRAVVYGEEDLVAGLVEFLSEIGVHVVLAATGSEKTGLPSSIRKTCDELGLKMPEVREGADFHEIAELAEQLEPDLVVGHSKGYRSARKWNVPLVRVGFPIHDRFGGQRLRILGYQGAQELFDRIVNAVLEKNQSDSPVGYGYL; translated from the coding sequence ATGAGCACCACCACTCCCTACGTTTCCACGACCAACGCCTGCAAGCTCTGCACGCCGCTCGGCGCCTGCATGGCCTTCAAGGGCATCGAGGGAGCCGTCCCCTTCCTGCACGGCTCCCAGGGCTGCGCCACCTACATGCGCCGCTACATCATCAGCCATTTCCGGGAGCCCGTGGACATCGCCTCCTCGGCCCTGGGCGAAAAGCACGCTGTCTACGGCGGCGGCCCCAACCTCAAGAAGGGCATCCTGAACGTGATGCAGAAATACGGTGCCAAGCTCGTGGGAGTGGCCACCACCTGCCTGACGGAAACCATCGGCGACGACGTTCCCATGATCGTCGAAGAATTTCGCAAGGAGTTCGGCGACCTGGACCTGCCGGAGATCGTCAGCGTGTCCACGCCGAGCTTTGCGGGCACGCACATGGAAGGATTTCACGCGGCGGTGCGGGCCGTGGCCGAGCAGTTGGCCGGAGAGAGCGTTCCGCATCACGGCGGCCTGAACCTCTTCCCCGGCATGGTTTCCCCGGCGGACACGCGCCACCTGCGCGACATCTGCGACGACCACGGTCTTGCGGCCTGCATCCTGCCGGACGTTTCAGAGACGCTCGACGGTCCGGCACTGCTGGACTATGAGCGCATCCCCAGCGGAGGAACGCCCCTCGCCGACATCAAGGCCATGCCCGGAGCGGCGGCCAGCATCGAGTTCGGACACTCCCTGCCGGGTCGGCGCACCGCCGGAACCTTTTTGAAGAAAACTCACGGCGTGCCCTGCTTCCAGCTCCCCCTGCCCATCGGCCTGCGCGGCAGCGACGCCTTTTTCGCCGCCCTCGGAGAGATCAGCGGCAAAGAGCCGCACCCCAGGCATGAACGCGACCGGGGCCGGCTCGTGGACGCCTTCGTGGACGGCCACAAGTACATTTTCGGCAAGCGCGCCGTCGTCTACGGCGAAGAGGATCTCGTGGCCGGACTCGTGGAATTCCTTTCGGAAATCGGCGTGCATGTCGTTCTCGCGGCCACCGGCTCGGAAAAGACCGGGCTGCCGTCGAGCATCCGCAAAACCTGCGACGAGCTGGGGCTGAAGATGCCCGAGGTGCGCGAAGGAGCGGACTTCCACGAAATAGCGGAGCTGGCCGAACAGCTCGAGCCCGACCTCGTGGTCGGCCACTCCAAGGGCTACCGCTCCGCGCGCAAATGGAACGTGCCCCTGGTTCGCGTGGGCTTCCCCATCCACGACCGCTTCGGGGGCCAGCGCCTGCGCATTCTCGGCTACCAGGGCGCGCAGGAACTCTTCGACCGCATCGTCAACGCCGTCCTGGAAAAGAACCAGTCCGACAGCCCCGTGGGCTACGGCTACCTTTAG